A window of the Streptomyces sp. NBC_00454 genome harbors these coding sequences:
- a CDS encoding alkylphosphonate utilization protein, which yields MSDIIVKDSNGTPLADGDSVTLIKDLKVKGTSETLKRGTLVKNIRLTSRPGEVECNTKQVKGLVLRTEFLKKA from the coding sequence ATGAGCGACATCATCGTCAAGGATTCCAACGGCACACCGCTCGCCGACGGCGACTCGGTCACCCTGATCAAGGACCTCAAGGTCAAGGGCACCTCCGAGACCCTCAAGCGCGGCACCCTGGTCAAGAACATCCGTCTCACCTCCCGTCCGGGCGAGGTCGAGTGCAACACGAAGCAGGTCAAGGGCCTGGTCCTGCGGACCGAGTTCCTCAAGAAGGCCTGA
- a CDS encoding lipid II:glycine glycyltransferase FemX, protein MTFRLRAISCDEHLAFIKDRPSVSHMQVPSWGDVKPDWRAESLGWIDETDRIVGAALVLFRPLPKLKRYLAYLPEGPVIDWYAPDLERWLEPMLAHLKTRGAFSVKMGPPVIVRRWDAETVKDAIADPRAGRLRDVEASSCEPRAFDVADRLRRLGWQQGEVGGEDGFSAGQPRYVFQVPLAGRSLDEVQRGFNQQWRRNVKKAEKAGVKVVQGGYEDLPAFYEIYKETAERDRFIPRPLAYFQRMWTALGAEDADRMRLYLARHEGEVLAAATMLTVGEHVWYSYGASTSRKREVQPNNAIQWRMMCDAHELGASVYDLRGITDTLEESNHLLGLLRFKVGTGGQAAEYLGEWDFPLNRLLHKALDLYMSRR, encoded by the coding sequence ATGACCTTCCGCTTGAGAGCGATCAGCTGTGACGAGCATCTGGCCTTCATCAAGGACCGGCCCTCCGTGAGCCACATGCAGGTGCCCTCGTGGGGGGATGTGAAGCCGGACTGGCGGGCGGAGAGTCTCGGATGGATCGACGAGACCGACCGGATCGTCGGGGCGGCGCTCGTGCTGTTCCGGCCGCTGCCGAAGCTCAAGCGATACCTCGCCTACCTTCCCGAAGGCCCGGTCATCGACTGGTACGCCCCGGACCTTGAGCGGTGGCTCGAGCCGATGCTGGCGCATCTCAAGACCCGCGGCGCGTTCTCGGTGAAAATGGGTCCGCCCGTGATCGTCCGACGCTGGGATGCAGAAACGGTCAAGGACGCCATTGCGGACCCGCGGGCAGGCCGGCTGCGCGATGTCGAGGCCAGTTCGTGCGAACCGCGGGCCTTCGATGTCGCCGACCGGCTACGCCGCTTGGGGTGGCAGCAGGGCGAAGTGGGTGGTGAGGACGGGTTCAGCGCGGGGCAGCCGCGCTACGTCTTCCAGGTCCCGCTTGCGGGGCGGTCGTTGGACGAGGTTCAGCGCGGGTTCAACCAGCAGTGGCGCCGCAACGTCAAGAAGGCCGAGAAGGCCGGCGTCAAGGTAGTCCAAGGCGGCTACGAGGACCTGCCCGCCTTCTACGAGATCTACAAGGAGACCGCGGAACGCGATCGGTTCATCCCCCGCCCGCTGGCCTACTTTCAGCGCATGTGGACCGCACTCGGGGCGGAGGACGCGGACCGGATGCGCCTGTATCTCGCCCGTCACGAGGGCGAGGTGCTGGCCGCGGCCACGATGCTGACCGTTGGTGAGCACGTCTGGTATTCCTACGGGGCCTCCACCAGCCGCAAGCGTGAAGTGCAGCCGAACAACGCCATCCAGTGGCGGATGATGTGCGACGCCCACGAACTGGGCGCGAGCGTCTACGACCTGCGCGGCATTACCGACACCCTGGAGGAGTCCAACCACCTGCTCGGCCTGCTCCGGTTCAAGGTCGGCACCGGCGGCCAAGCCGCCGAATACCTCGGCGAGTGGGACTTTCCGCTCAACAGACTGCTCCACAAGGCTCTCGACCTTTACATGTCTCGCCGCTGA
- a CDS encoding FGGY family carbohydrate kinase, with protein sequence MGIVAGLDSSSAFTRIVVCDTETGAVLRQGYAPHPQPTGDAVPHETDPQAWLLSLGEAAGGGLLEGVEAIGVSAQQHAVLPLDAQGGLVRSALVGNDKRGQVAAADLIDSLGGRQAWAEAVGSVPHSAQPLAKLAWLARTEPEAARRVAVVMSPHDWLVWQLLGRPARRTTDRGGASGTGYWSAATGSWRPDLVELALGHRALLPEVLGPCEAAGTTPEGLLISAGTGETMAAALGLGMGPGDAVVSLGASGSVMAVHHEALSEPGGLITSLADAAGMHLPVVNVSNAVRALRGTAELLGTDLDGLSELALKSTPGAHGLVLLPYLEGERTPNLPQTAGTLSGLRRDSMKPEHLARASFEGMLCGLVDALDVLRSRGVEIRRVFLLGAAAELPAVQAFAPGLFGTQIVVPAPADYAALGAARQAAWALGVARGTLTPHTPPVWPAPAAQVFEPDEEYPAWQGVRQQYIATREQIHPGAF encoded by the coding sequence ATGGGGATAGTCGCCGGGCTGGACAGTTCTTCCGCCTTCACTCGCATCGTCGTCTGTGACACCGAGACGGGCGCCGTGCTGCGCCAGGGGTACGCCCCCCATCCGCAGCCCACCGGCGACGCCGTACCGCACGAGACGGACCCGCAGGCCTGGCTGCTCTCCCTCGGAGAGGCCGCCGGCGGCGGGCTCCTCGAAGGCGTCGAAGCCATCGGGGTCTCCGCCCAGCAGCACGCCGTGCTGCCACTGGACGCGCAGGGCGGCCTCGTCCGCTCCGCCCTGGTGGGCAACGACAAGCGCGGCCAGGTCGCCGCCGCCGATCTCATCGACTCCCTCGGCGGCCGCCAGGCCTGGGCCGAAGCCGTCGGCTCCGTCCCCCATTCGGCGCAGCCGCTCGCGAAGCTCGCCTGGCTGGCCCGTACCGAGCCCGAGGCCGCCCGCCGGGTCGCCGTGGTGATGTCCCCCCACGACTGGCTGGTGTGGCAGCTGCTGGGCCGCCCGGCCCGGCGGACCACCGACCGGGGCGGCGCTTCCGGCACCGGGTACTGGTCGGCGGCCACCGGCTCCTGGCGCCCCGACCTGGTCGAGCTGGCGCTCGGGCACCGGGCGCTGCTGCCCGAGGTGCTCGGCCCCTGCGAAGCCGCCGGGACCACGCCCGAGGGGCTGCTGATCTCCGCCGGGACCGGCGAGACCATGGCCGCCGCGCTCGGGCTCGGCATGGGCCCCGGCGACGCGGTGGTCTCGCTGGGCGCGTCCGGGTCGGTGATGGCGGTGCACCACGAGGCGCTGTCGGAGCCGGGCGGGCTGATCACCTCGCTCGCGGACGCCGCCGGGATGCACCTGCCCGTGGTCAACGTCTCCAACGCGGTACGGGCCCTGCGCGGCACCGCCGAACTGCTGGGCACCGACCTGGACGGGCTGAGCGAGCTCGCGCTGAAGTCGACCCCGGGCGCCCACGGACTCGTACTCCTGCCGTACCTGGAGGGTGAGCGGACGCCGAACCTGCCGCAGACCGCCGGGACCCTGTCGGGGCTGCGCCGGGACTCCATGAAGCCGGAGCACCTGGCGCGGGCCTCCTTCGAGGGCATGCTGTGCGGGCTGGTGGACGCGCTCGACGTGCTCCGCAGCCGCGGGGTGGAGATCCGCCGGGTGTTCCTGCTGGGCGCGGCGGCCGAGCTGCCCGCGGTCCAGGCCTTCGCACCGGGGCTCTTCGGCACACAGATCGTCGTACCGGCGCCGGCGGACTACGCGGCCCTGGGCGCGGCCCGTCAGGCGGCGTGGGCGCTGGGCGTCGCACGCGGCACGCTGACCCCGCACACCCCTCCGGTGTGGCCCGCCCCGGCCGCGCAGGTCTTCGAGCCGGACGAGGAGTACCCCGCCTGGCAGGGCGTGCGCCAGCAGTACATCGCCACGCGGGAGCAGATCCACCCGGGCGCCTTCTGA
- a CDS encoding ABC transporter ATP-binding protein encodes MSGPGGRMMMGPPTTRSMDFKGSGKRLLRELARDRAKLFGMVVAVVGSVAASVTGPKILGKATDLVFAGIVGKNLDPRLTKEQALEGMRAHGDGGMADMLSGTDFTPGKGVDFGAVGAVALWALAVFTLAGLLMLVATRLSNHIQNGTVYRMREDLQAKLSRLPLSYFDKQKRGEVLSRATNDIDNIGQTLQQTMGQLMNSLLTIVGVLAMMFWISPVLALVALVTIPVSGYVAAKIGKKSQPQFVAQWKSTGALNAHVEEMYSGHTLVKVFGRQKESAALFAEQNEELYKASFKAQLVTGIMQPVMMFISNINYVLVAVVGGLKVASGTLSIGDVQAFIQYSRQFSMPLSQVASMANLVQSGVASAERVYELLDAEEQDPDVEVPERPETVRGQVTFDKVAFRYELDKPLIEDLSLTVDPGHTVAIVGPTGAGKTTLVNLLMRFYEVTGGRIALDGVDIAKMTREELRSGIGMVLQDTWLFGGTIAQNIAYGASREVTRAEIEEAARAAHADRFVRTLPEGYDTVLDDEGAGVSAGEKQLITIARAFLSDPVILVLDEATSSVDTRTEVLIQKAMARLAHGRTSFVIAHRLSTIRDADLILVMESGSIVEQGTHEELLGSNGAYARLYAAQFAQAVAEVD; translated from the coding sequence ATGAGCGGGCCCGGAGGACGAATGATGATGGGACCGCCGACGACGCGGTCCATGGACTTCAAGGGCTCGGGCAAGCGGCTGCTGCGCGAGCTGGCCCGCGACCGGGCCAAGCTCTTCGGCATGGTCGTCGCGGTCGTCGGCTCCGTCGCCGCTTCGGTGACCGGTCCCAAGATCCTCGGCAAGGCCACCGACCTGGTCTTCGCCGGGATCGTCGGCAAGAACCTGGATCCGCGGCTCACCAAGGAACAGGCCCTGGAGGGGATGCGCGCCCACGGCGACGGCGGCATGGCGGACATGCTGTCCGGCACCGACTTCACCCCGGGCAAGGGCGTGGACTTCGGCGCGGTCGGGGCGGTGGCGCTGTGGGCGCTGGCCGTCTTCACGCTCGCCGGTCTGCTGATGCTGGTCGCGACACGGCTGTCCAACCACATCCAGAACGGCACCGTGTACCGGATGCGCGAGGACCTCCAGGCGAAGCTGTCGCGGCTGCCGCTGTCGTACTTCGACAAGCAGAAGCGCGGCGAGGTGCTCAGCCGGGCCACGAACGACATCGACAACATCGGGCAGACGCTCCAGCAGACGATGGGGCAGCTGATGAACTCGCTGCTCACCATCGTCGGCGTGCTGGCGATGATGTTCTGGATCTCCCCGGTGCTGGCTCTGGTCGCCCTGGTGACCATCCCGGTCTCCGGGTACGTGGCCGCGAAGATCGGCAAGAAGTCGCAGCCGCAGTTCGTGGCGCAGTGGAAGTCCACGGGCGCGCTCAACGCGCACGTGGAGGAGATGTACTCGGGCCACACGCTGGTCAAGGTCTTCGGCCGGCAGAAGGAGTCCGCCGCCCTCTTCGCCGAGCAGAACGAGGAGCTGTACAAGGCCTCGTTCAAGGCGCAGCTGGTCACCGGGATCATGCAGCCCGTCATGATGTTCATCTCGAACATCAACTACGTGCTCGTCGCGGTCGTCGGCGGTCTGAAGGTCGCCTCCGGCACCCTGTCAATCGGTGACGTGCAGGCCTTCATCCAGTACTCGCGGCAGTTCTCGATGCCGCTGAGCCAGGTCGCCTCGATGGCCAACCTGGTGCAGTCCGGCGTCGCCTCCGCGGAGCGGGTCTACGAGCTGCTGGACGCGGAGGAGCAGGACCCGGACGTCGAGGTTCCGGAGCGCCCCGAGACCGTGCGCGGACAGGTCACCTTCGACAAGGTCGCCTTCCGCTACGAGCTGGACAAGCCGCTGATCGAGGACCTCTCGCTCACGGTCGACCCCGGCCACACGGTCGCGATCGTCGGCCCGACCGGCGCCGGCAAGACCACGCTGGTCAACCTCCTGATGCGGTTCTACGAGGTCACGGGCGGCCGGATCGCCCTCGACGGCGTGGACATCGCGAAGATGACCCGCGAGGAACTGCGCAGCGGCATCGGCATGGTGCTCCAGGACACCTGGCTGTTCGGCGGCACCATCGCGCAGAACATCGCCTACGGAGCCTCGCGCGAGGTGACGCGCGCCGAGATCGAGGAGGCCGCGCGGGCGGCGCACGCGGACCGGTTCGTCCGCACCCTGCCCGAGGGCTACGACACGGTGCTGGACGACGAGGGCGCGGGCGTCAGCGCGGGCGAGAAGCAGCTGATCACCATCGCGCGGGCGTTCCTGTCCGACCCGGTGATCCTGGTGCTCGACGAGGCGACGAGCTCGGTGGACACCCGTACCGAGGTGCTGATCCAGAAGGCGATGGCGCGCCTCGCGCACGGCCGCACGTCCTTCGTGATCGCGCACCGGCTGTCCACGATCCGCGACGCCGACCTGATCCTGGTGATGGAGAGCGGCTCGATCGTGGAGCAGGGCACGCACGAGGAACTGCTGGGCTCGAACGGCGCGTACGCGCGGCTGTACGCGGCGCAGTTCGCCCAGGCGGTGGCCGAGGTCGACTGA
- a CDS encoding ArsR/SmtB family transcription factor, translating to MPVPLYQAKAEFFRMLGHPVRIRVLELLQDGPMPVRDLLAAIEVEPSALSQQLAVLRRSGIVTSVRDGSTVVYELAGGDVAQLMLAARRILTEVLTGQSELLEELRESEVPAS from the coding sequence GTGCCGGTTCCGCTGTATCAGGCCAAGGCCGAGTTCTTCCGGATGCTCGGGCACCCCGTGCGGATACGGGTTCTTGAGCTGCTCCAGGACGGGCCGATGCCGGTACGGGACCTGCTCGCCGCGATCGAGGTCGAACCGTCTGCGCTCTCGCAGCAGCTCGCGGTGTTGCGCCGGTCGGGGATCGTGACCTCCGTGCGTGACGGCTCGACCGTGGTCTACGAGCTGGCGGGCGGGGATGTCGCGCAGCTGATGCTGGCGGCTCGGCGCATTCTGACCGAGGTGCTGACCGGGCAGAGCGAGCTGTTGGAGGAGCTGCGGGAGTCCGAGGTCCCGGCCTCGTGA
- a CDS encoding SulP family inorganic anion transporter, with protein sequence MGRSPRRDLLAGLTVAIVALPLALGFGVSSGLGAEAGLATAVVAGALAALFGGSNLQVSGPTGAMTVVLVPIVAQYGPGGVLTVGLMAGVLLIGLALLRAGQYMRYVPAPVVEGFTLGIACVIGLQQIPNALGVAKPEGGKVLLVAWRALVEFVAFPNWTAIGLSAGVAAVMLAGARWKPTIPFSIVAVIAATVLAQVFHLDAAAPIGDLPSGLPAPSLAFLDLSALGSLLAPAVAVAALAALESLLSATVADGMTVGQQHDPDKELFGQGIANLAAPLFGGVPATAAIARTAVNVRTGASSRLAALTHAAVLAVIVFAAAPLVSKIPLAALAGVLLATAIRMVEVGSLRAMAKATRSDAVVLVLTAAATLVLDLVYAVIIGLVVAGALALKAVASQARMEQVDFRPDLPGEHSDEEHALLAEHIVAYRIDGPLFFAGAHRFLLELSEVADVKVVILRMSRITTLDATGALVLKDAVEKLNRRGIAVMTSGIRPGQRQALDAVGALDLLRLEGREYATTPEAIAGARKHLEQAGLLPRTHHRPHRIRKAAR encoded by the coding sequence ATGGGTCGTAGTCCCCGCCGGGATCTGCTGGCCGGTCTGACCGTGGCGATTGTCGCTTTGCCGCTCGCGCTCGGCTTTGGTGTGTCCTCCGGGCTGGGCGCGGAGGCGGGGCTGGCCACCGCGGTGGTCGCGGGCGCGCTTGCCGCCCTGTTCGGCGGCTCCAACCTCCAGGTGTCCGGGCCGACCGGTGCGATGACCGTGGTGCTGGTGCCGATCGTCGCCCAGTACGGGCCCGGTGGCGTGCTGACGGTCGGACTGATGGCCGGTGTCCTGCTGATTGGCCTCGCGCTGCTGCGGGCCGGGCAGTACATGAGGTATGTGCCGGCGCCGGTGGTGGAGGGGTTCACCCTTGGTATCGCGTGTGTGATCGGCCTTCAGCAGATACCCAATGCGCTCGGTGTGGCCAAGCCGGAGGGGGGGAAGGTCCTGCTCGTGGCCTGGCGGGCGCTCGTGGAGTTCGTGGCGTTCCCGAACTGGACCGCGATCGGTCTCTCGGCCGGTGTCGCGGCGGTGATGCTGGCAGGGGCCCGCTGGAAGCCGACGATCCCGTTCTCGATCGTCGCGGTGATCGCCGCGACCGTGCTCGCGCAGGTCTTCCACCTGGACGCGGCGGCCCCGATCGGTGACCTGCCCTCCGGCCTGCCCGCCCCTTCCCTCGCTTTCCTGGACCTGTCCGCCCTCGGCTCGCTGCTCGCCCCCGCTGTGGCTGTCGCGGCGCTCGCCGCGTTGGAGTCTCTGCTGTCGGCGACGGTCGCGGACGGGATGACGGTGGGGCAGCAGCACGACCCGGACAAGGAACTCTTCGGTCAGGGCATTGCCAACCTGGCGGCCCCGCTGTTCGGCGGCGTCCCCGCGACGGCCGCGATCGCGCGGACCGCGGTCAACGTCCGTACCGGCGCCTCCTCCCGCCTGGCCGCACTCACCCACGCCGCAGTGCTCGCGGTGATCGTGTTCGCTGCGGCCCCGCTCGTCTCGAAGATCCCGCTGGCCGCGCTCGCCGGCGTGCTCCTGGCGACGGCGATCCGCATGGTGGAGGTCGGCTCGCTGCGGGCGATGGCGAAGGCGACGCGCTCGGACGCCGTCGTACTGGTCCTGACCGCCGCCGCGACCCTGGTCCTCGACCTCGTCTACGCGGTGATCATCGGGCTGGTCGTCGCAGGTGCCCTCGCGCTGAAGGCGGTGGCGAGCCAGGCGCGGATGGAGCAGGTGGACTTCCGCCCGGATCTGCCCGGTGAGCACAGCGACGAGGAGCACGCCCTGCTGGCGGAGCACATCGTGGCCTACCGCATCGACGGCCCCCTCTTCTTCGCCGGCGCCCACCGCTTCCTCCTGGAACTCTCCGAGGTCGCCGACGTGAAGGTGGTGATCCTGCGGATGTCCCGCATCACGACGTTGGATGCCACAGGCGCCCTGGTGCTGAAGGACGCGGTGGAGAAGCTCAACCGGCGCGGCATCGCCGTCATGACCTCCGGCATCCGGCCCGGCCAGCGCCAGGCCCTGGACGCCGTCGGCGCACTCGACCTGCTGCGCTTGGAGGGACGTGAGTACGCCACCACCCCGGAAGCCATCGCCGGGGCCCGCAAACACCTGGAGCAGGCGGGACTGCTGCCCCGTACGCATCACCGACCGCACCGCATCCGGAAGGCCGCACGATGA
- a CDS encoding YtxH domain-containing protein, which yields MRYKVTFAVGLALGYVLGTRAGRERYEQLKKSARELAQSPVVRNAAETAGHSGREFAGKAFAAVSDKVGDAVPDALAGRVRGLRARVGGSGAGEDDWGTSNT from the coding sequence ATGCGGTACAAGGTCACGTTCGCGGTCGGACTGGCCCTCGGGTACGTGCTCGGGACCCGGGCCGGGCGCGAGCGTTATGAACAGTTGAAGAAGTCCGCGCGCGAGCTGGCGCAGAGTCCGGTCGTCCGCAACGCCGCCGAGACCGCAGGTCACAGCGGCCGCGAGTTCGCGGGCAAGGCCTTCGCCGCGGTGAGCGACAAGGTGGGCGACGCCGTGCCCGACGCCCTGGCCGGGCGGGTACGGGGCCTGCGCGCCCGGGTCGGCGGCAGCGGCGCCGGCGAGGACGACTGGGGCACCAGCAACACCTGA
- a CDS encoding pyridoxamine 5'-phosphate oxidase family protein has product MTVPADRRMIEVSGTEALWLLEGSSQGRLVYVQRELAVVRPAVHVMEYGRIVVRSPVQAATIPGRVLLTYQVDEIRTPAGTGWTVTAHGPADVIADADEAAHYRRTLPGWAHGPHDTLLRLHPQQVSGFRLARTVSGAGR; this is encoded by the coding sequence ATGACCGTCCCCGCCGACCGCCGCATGATCGAAGTCTCCGGCACCGAGGCCCTGTGGCTCCTCGAAGGCTCCAGCCAAGGCCGACTCGTCTACGTCCAGCGGGAGCTGGCCGTGGTCCGCCCGGCCGTGCACGTGATGGAGTACGGGCGCATCGTCGTCCGCTCGCCCGTCCAGGCGGCCACCATCCCCGGGCGTGTACTGCTGACCTACCAGGTCGATGAGATCCGCACCCCGGCCGGAACCGGCTGGACGGTGACCGCTCACGGGCCGGCGGACGTCATCGCCGATGCGGACGAGGCCGCCCACTACCGGCGCACCCTGCCCGGCTGGGCCCACGGCCCGCACGACACCCTGCTGCGTCTGCACCCGCAGCAGGTGTCCGGGTTCCGCCTGGCCCGCACGGTTTCGGGGGCGGGCCGGTGA
- a CDS encoding ATP-binding protein: MSVRVETMPYRHVLDVPATGPAVRIARETTERVLVECGVGLCHPSVGPALLILAELVTNAVRHAALTSPTITVTYAHGPGAFAFAVHDRHPYQPALFGALATAPGSGLAMVVAMTMELGGTALVRPDVDGRGKAIWITLPL, from the coding sequence GTGAGTGTCCGGGTCGAGACGATGCCCTACCGGCACGTGCTGGACGTGCCGGCCACCGGCCCGGCCGTCCGCATTGCCCGCGAGACCACCGAACGGGTCCTGGTGGAGTGCGGCGTGGGCCTTTGCCATCCCAGCGTCGGCCCGGCCCTGCTGATCCTGGCCGAGCTGGTCACCAACGCCGTCCGCCATGCCGCCCTGACCTCTCCGACGATCACGGTCACCTACGCGCACGGGCCGGGGGCGTTCGCGTTCGCCGTCCACGACCGCCACCCCTACCAGCCCGCCCTGTTCGGGGCGCTCGCCACCGCCCCGGGCAGCGGTCTGGCCATGGTGGTCGCAATGACGATGGAGCTGGGCGGCACGGCCCTTGTAAGGCCGGACGTGGACGGGCGCGGCAAGGCCATCTGGATCACCCTCCCCCTGTGA
- a CDS encoding ABC transporter ATP-binding protein, with protein sequence MLIRLLRTHLGPYRKPIAVLVLLQLLQTSASLYLPTLNADIIDNGVVHGDTGYILRFGALMLGVSLVQLVCNCGAVYFGARTAAAFGRDLRAGVFDRVQSFSARELGQFGAPSLITRTTNDVQQIQMLVLMTFTLMVSAPIMCVGGIFMALSLDVKLSGVLLAVVPVLGLSVGAIVLRTRPLFRKMQTRLDTVNRVLREQITGNRVIRAFIRDDYEKDRFREANADLTGVSLAAGKLLALMFPTVIVVVNISSVAVIWFGAMRVDSGGMEIGQLTAFLAYLMQIVMSVMMATFMFMMVPRAEVCAERVQEVLDTDSSVVPPTDPVRKLLSHGRLELRGADFHYPGAESPVLRGVDLVASPGETTAVIGSTGSGKSTLLGLVPRLFDATGGEVLVDGEDVRRLDPELLAKTVGMVPQKPYLFSGTVATNLRYGRPDATDEELWHALEVAQAKGFVSELEGGLDAPIAQGGTNVSGGQRQRLAIARTLVQRPEIYLFDDSFSALDYATDAALRSALARETEEATVVIVAQRVSTIRDADRIIVLDEGQVVGEGRHHELMAGNETYREIVLSQLTEAEAA encoded by the coding sequence GTGCTCATACGACTTCTGCGGACCCACCTCGGTCCGTACCGGAAACCGATCGCCGTGCTGGTCCTGCTGCAACTGCTGCAGACCAGCGCGAGCCTCTACCTGCCCACGCTCAATGCCGACATCATCGACAACGGTGTCGTCCACGGCGACACCGGCTACATCCTGCGCTTCGGCGCCCTGATGCTCGGCGTCTCCCTCGTGCAGCTCGTCTGCAACTGCGGCGCCGTCTACTTCGGCGCCCGCACCGCCGCCGCCTTCGGCCGCGATCTGCGAGCCGGCGTCTTCGACCGCGTGCAGAGCTTCTCCGCACGAGAGCTCGGCCAGTTCGGCGCGCCGTCGCTGATCACCCGTACGACCAATGACGTGCAGCAGATCCAGATGCTCGTCCTGATGACCTTCACCCTGATGGTCTCGGCTCCGATCATGTGCGTCGGCGGCATCTTCATGGCGCTCTCGCTCGACGTGAAGCTGTCGGGCGTCCTGCTCGCCGTCGTCCCCGTCCTGGGTCTGTCGGTCGGCGCGATCGTCCTGAGGACGCGGCCGCTGTTCCGCAAGATGCAGACGCGCCTGGACACCGTGAACCGGGTCCTGCGCGAGCAGATCACCGGCAACCGGGTGATCCGCGCCTTCATCCGCGACGACTACGAGAAGGACCGCTTCCGCGAGGCCAACGCCGACCTCACCGGCGTCTCGCTGGCGGCCGGCAAGCTGCTCGCGCTGATGTTCCCGACCGTCATCGTGGTCGTGAACATCTCCAGCGTCGCCGTCATCTGGTTCGGCGCGATGCGCGTCGACAGCGGCGGCATGGAGATCGGCCAGCTGACGGCCTTCCTGGCCTACCTGATGCAGATCGTCATGTCCGTGATGATGGCCACCTTCATGTTCATGATGGTGCCGCGCGCCGAGGTCTGCGCCGAGCGCGTCCAGGAGGTCCTGGACACCGACTCCAGCGTGGTCCCGCCCACCGACCCGGTCCGCAAGCTGCTGAGCCACGGCCGCCTCGAACTGCGCGGCGCCGACTTCCACTACCCGGGTGCCGAGTCCCCCGTCCTGCGCGGGGTCGACCTGGTGGCCAGCCCCGGCGAGACCACCGCCGTGATCGGCTCCACGGGCAGCGGCAAGTCCACGCTGCTGGGCCTGGTCCCCCGGCTGTTCGACGCGACCGGCGGCGAGGTCCTCGTCGACGGCGAGGACGTACGCCGCCTCGACCCGGAGCTGCTGGCCAAGACGGTCGGCATGGTGCCGCAGAAGCCGTACCTGTTCTCCGGAACGGTCGCCACCAACCTGCGCTACGGGCGCCCCGACGCCACCGACGAAGAGCTGTGGCACGCGCTGGAGGTGGCGCAGGCCAAGGGCTTCGTCTCCGAGCTGGAGGGCGGGCTGGACGCGCCCATCGCCCAGGGCGGAACCAACGTCTCCGGTGGACAGCGCCAGCGGCTCGCGATCGCGCGCACGCTCGTACAGCGCCCGGAGATCTACCTGTTCGACGACTCCTTCTCGGCCCTGGACTACGCGACGGACGCGGCGCTGCGCTCCGCGCTCGCCCGCGAGACCGAGGAAGCGACCGTGGTCATCGTCGCCCAGCGGGTCTCCACGATCCGCGACGCCGACCGGATCATCGTCCTCGACGAGGGGCAGGTCGTGGGCGAGGGACGCCATCACGAGCTGATGGCCGGCAATGAGACCTACCGGGAGATCGTGCTCTCCCAGCTGACGGAGGCGGAGGCCGCATGA
- a CDS encoding STAS domain-containing protein, protein MTIEWRYTTREDLGVLSLAGYLGAEAVDRFTGAIGWALARGTGPVILDLTGLMGWSAGGQIAVAQAARHLAENGRRLELAAIPADGSLVPDATCPPVAVHCDLSAALAAHGAQDAVKQWRTDDWPDPNHPAAPALT, encoded by the coding sequence ATGACGATCGAATGGCGGTACACGACCCGCGAGGACCTGGGCGTGCTGTCCCTGGCGGGCTACCTCGGCGCGGAAGCCGTGGACCGGTTCACCGGCGCCATCGGGTGGGCTCTCGCCCGGGGCACCGGACCGGTCATCCTCGACCTGACCGGACTCATGGGCTGGTCGGCCGGAGGGCAGATCGCCGTCGCCCAGGCCGCACGCCACCTCGCCGAGAACGGCCGCCGCCTGGAGCTCGCGGCGATACCCGCGGACGGCTCTCTCGTACCCGACGCCACGTGCCCGCCCGTCGCCGTCCACTGCGACCTCTCCGCGGCCTTGGCCGCCCACGGGGCCCAGGACGCGGTCAAGCAGTGGCGCACCGATGACTGGCCGGACCCGAATCATCCGGCCGCACCCGCCCTCACCTGA